AAATACTCTGGTAGACATGTATCCAAACTGTGGAAGCATAGACAGGGCATATGAACTGTTTGAccagatgcctcaaagaaatgtggtatcATGGAACTTgtttgattgcaggatatgcacaaaacgcATTTCTTgaaaaggattcaagatatctCAACCAAATGCATTTGGTAGTTGTAAACCCAGACGCTGCAACCTTTGCCAGTATCTTCCCAGGCCATATGAAAATGAGAGCTTTACGTATGGACATCCACCATGGGACACTAGAaatgaattttgtcagatgtagttgcagctaccctgatagacatgtatgcaaaatgtgtaagcttcAACAAGGTACGTGAGCTATTTGACAAAATGGTTTGAAGAATTTTTTGACAGAGTGCCATGGTTCAAGATATGCAAAAGGTCAAAGCATAGgtaaggcacgtgaactgtttgacaaaaatgCGTCAAAGAAATATGTCCTCGTGGAATACCCTAACTGTAGGCTGAGGATGTCTTCTTAGGTTTACGGCGTGCCAAAGCAATTTTTgagaattttaaatatttaaaatttttattcaATATCATGAATCTAGTCTTAGTGTCACAAAGAATATCAATCGAAGCAGATCTATGACATCCTCCTTTGAGAGGAAGAGTAACCACATGAGTAATGTTGTTAACAATTGTTTCAATGCTATCATACTCTTCTTCAATTATAACCTTGGTAAGTTCCTTGCCACTAATGAGGGTGTAGATATTACACACAAACATGAAAGAGATGTCAATGTTGACATCTTGTCAAATAAATCCTTTGATGAGATCCATACCAAGCATTTCCAAAATGATAGCCAAGATATCACCACCTAGGAAGAAGGATTTTTTTCTCAATCTAAGTTTATTGATCTCCATAGGGATGACCATCTATTATAATTCACCACCAAAGTGAATTAACAACTCCATTGTGAGTTCATAGGACCACAACTTGAGCCTAGAAAGGAGAGAAACAATGAAGTAATTGATTATCATATAGCTAAGGAGtgagaagcatctaacaaaaaaatAAGTAGGCCAAAACCCTCTTTAGCTAAACCAAAAGTGTGAGAAGTATCACTCGAACATAGGTATTGATTTGTCCATGATGCCAAGGAATGCTCACAAAAGGTGGAATGATTGTACCAACATCAAGATTAAATATGTTATTAGTACCATATCTTGCCAAGTCTATGCCAACCATTGATAGCAACATGTGAAATTGAAGATGTTAAACTACCTAGCATAAcacaaacttcattcaaagtgatGCTTATTCTCTAATTAAGTGAGcatattttttatatatacataGAATGCTTACCATGAAATGTCATacaaaagagtttcaacttctacttcattctaagattGATTCCCTCAATTATCATGTAGAAGCCaactttttctaatattttaatgaggaaccTCCAATTACTTCATCATGTGATTTGCTAATATTAATCTcgattattataattttttagttGTATTGGAAATTGGGTAATCGATTCCATGTCTAATGTTGCTACCTTCAATGATGGATCTTTTTAGATTAAGGTACTTTATTCTTGGGAATTTAGAAAAAGGGAGCATTATTTTTAGATTGTTCTTTCTCGACTTCAAGAGGATTCTATGTAGAGTGTTACAAAgggatatttttcaaaattctataAAAGGCTCAAGGGAAGCATTCTTGGAGATTAGTATAATAAAAGTAAAATTGAGTTGTTTTAGCACCTTTATATCTTTGGGCTTCACCACAAGCCACCACAACTTATTTTTTAATGACATAACAAAATTCCTAGAAGACAACGTGAAATCCAATAGACTTTAGGGCTTTATTTGAGCTCACTTACATGGAATCCAAATTGATCTCCTTAGTGAAAGGTGCTATTAAGATTTGACAATCTTCACTTGTAATAATGATGGGAATGAATTATGAGAAGTCTCTTATCTCCTAAAAGTTTGATTCCTCCTTACTTCCAAGTAATTCACTAAAAAAGAATATTTATTCAACCCTAATGAGTTTAGGCTCAGTGAGAGATTCTCTTCTAGAATATTTGATAGAAGTGATTTTTTAGCTCCCTCTTTCCCTATTTAAGTTATgaaaatattttatgtttttttcacctttagctagctaaatttctcATGATTGTTTGACAATCTACCTATTTAGTCCTTGCCTTACCTCTTTGTTGACCTTCCTTTGATATAAAACATAGTTTATATAACATCAACACATTTTCCAATTATCAATGTTAGCCACAATATAGTATAAAGCCCAATACCACATGTAACATGTCATGAACAAAAAATAACATACTTGCAATTTCAAAGCATTAAATAATGGAGAAACCTCCATGTGGTACTCAAAACTTATCGTCAAGGGCTCAATAAAtccatataaatattattttattcagTTCAAGATATAAATCGCTTGTCACATGCATGAAAATAATCCCAACTATACACAGTTATCCACATGATAAGTTCTCTCAAACTAGGTGGCTGTCTTCTTTCTTGTGAAATTCTTCTCAAATTTTCATATGACACTAAAAAATCATAACTTAAACTATTCCCAGAAGTATAAAACCTAATTTCAAGTTTCCCCATAGATTAATAACTATGACTAACAAACAAACAATTGATTAAACTAAAAATTCCACTTTTTCATAATGATTCAATATTACCACAATGTGTAGGGATTCTCTTATATTAGTTTTTTTTAGAGGCAATGAGGCCCATAACATTCAAAGTTAGGATCGTCATTGTAGTAGTGGGGAGCTACTTCCTTGTACTtcgatatttttttatgaaaatttggTGTAGACTGAGAACTAGGTTTGATCTCTTCAACTCGGACATCTTGAACTATCTTACAACTCTTTCTTATTTTTGTTGAGAAACAGAGTGGATAAAGCTCACAATATTAAATttcttatgtgattacaaatttgAAAAGATTACCAAATTTGAAATCAACATGTGATTGCACCATTTAACATAAATATAAAaaccataccaaaagagacactagatTCACTTagagaaaccctttcaagaaaaaaaatcCATCAAAGAGCGAGGGAAAatatattattaatcttcaaaagaGAGAACACCACAATAATACAATTTACTTCACTTTTCTAAATGATCTTGAAACTACTTGGAAACAATGACCAAGAGAATGTCTGCCACATATGCCTGTATTCCATGGTACTTGTTTACTAATGATTCAATTTCCAGTTCAAGAGGAATTTTCCTTAAGTTTTTCACTACACTAGGAGAGCAAGTCATCTAGATGGAAATAGCTCAACTAATTTTGGCACAATAGTTATAATCTCCCCATTTCCTAAAATATTTTTTATCGTGTGATTTTTTATGTGAGGATTTATTAGGCTAAACTAATGTTATTATTGATTAAAGCAAGAGAGGGCCCAAACCCTTGACATAATAGGGAGGAACTCACAAGTAGTGAGACTACCAATGCCAAAAAAGAGGAAACCCCTTTTTTGAAAGAGAGGCTTTTGATTGGAGCACCCAACCAGTGGGAACAAGGGTCTTGAATCCTCAAAATGCTTACTTTTTTAGAACAAAGGGGTTTAGGAGAGCACCCTCAACCATAATCCAAACAAAAACCCTTTCACTGACAATAAACCAATAAATGAAATAGAAAGCTATAGGTGGGTTTTGAAAGGATTCTTGCAACATTTTTATTGAGGGACCTCCATGAACAAAAGAATTCTCTCAAATGGGAGGAGACACAAAGGTAACTAATGTTTAAGGATATGGTTTGGTTCCTATTTACTTTTTGAGCAATATTTTTATTCTAGTTATGTTGTAAAAACTATTGAAGAAGTTGAGCTTAATATGTTATCCAAAGAGTCATCTAAATTATATTGGTACTAATCTCTTAAATATACAAAGGAAATAAATTTTTCCATATAACCAACTAGCTTAATTTCAACAAGATCTTATGTCATTGACTTACTTAAATTTTTAGCTCTCCATTGAGCTTGTTACCTCCTTGTATTAGCAAAAAACTCCTCTTATTTGTGTTAATATTTGAATATTATTCCGGTTTCCATTTCTAATTGTCTATTTATATTTCGTTTATAGGTCTAATGTTGAACAAATTCACCATTCTCTAAACTGGGAAAGCCAATATTTCTTTACCGGTTAATATCTTTAAATAATCACTTAAGGATAGTGACTTTTTTTGCTGCGTTGGGTTTCATTAACTAGtgtctcaaaataattttcaagttTTTATACTTAGCAAAAATATTAATTTGTTGGTGATAAAAAGTATGCCTCAAATACCTAAAGGTAAGACTCTTTATTAAAATGTAAGGGCGATGAAACTCAAGAAAAAATTTCAATCTTAAGATCAAATAGGGAAGCTTGGACCAACTATTAAGGTAAATAAAACCTTCTTCACTTCTAGCTCTACTAAAACAAGGGGATTTTCTTAATACATTATAGTAGAATgaaatcataaaatataaatagTTTCACAGTTGTAGATCATACCCAATGTATAGTCTATCCCTATTTTGACTGTCCCAATATACTTTTATGCTAGTTTGATCATGAAAGATCAAACACCTTTACTTGAATCGATGAGGGATACCTTAGGTAGTGTTTGAAGATATGAATGTTACAACCTCTATTGTTATTATACACTTGAATATATGGAAGTTGATAAATATTAAacattacacaaataaataatcaataaaatgtTTCATTTGTTTTAGTGGGTTAATAGGTTGATGGAATATAGAGAAAATAATAGAATGAGGTTTCTATTCAACTAGGGATAAATTTATTGAACTTACTTAAATGATGCAACTATAGAAACCAAAATTGATATCTTAATAATGATCCCACAAAGGACTATACAATTTTATTTACATACAAGAAAACTAAGTTCTATAGATATGTTTTAAATATATGGATTTTTAAGCTATTAGAAGAGAAATACTTAGTAATCCCTACATAACATGaagatttaatttattattttgaaaagatACTTCATAAAACATTGTGCATATTTTACAATCTTCTAGTTGATTAACTAATCACAAATACATCTATAAATGAATATGCTACAATTAAATACACTATATCAAGGTTGAATTAGCACTTTACATTTAATATTTAGAGGTTACGAGGAATTTATTACAAGATTGAAATGAACCCACATGAACATACTCTCAAAATATAATACTCGAAATTGAACTTGAAACTTGATGGGTTCATATGAATACTTTCTTCCTTCTATTGGTTTTGTAAACACTCTTTATCTTTTATTTTCATTCCCTTTATAAATGAGATTTTTAACCTTAGGTATCCCCAAAACATTGCTACCAACTCAAAAGGGGCATGCAAATTAGCATTAAACTCATAGGTTTGATTATTATTTTACAATAGTTGTCTACATCTTTTAGACATTTCTTCTCCTTGGATCACTCTTACAATAATGTTGAAAATAATTCAATTTACGTGCAATTAAAAAACAATACCTTTTCACTAATTTTCAACCATTATCAATATTAATGGGGATCATATTGGAGTACCTAGCATGCTAAATTACCcataaaatctataaaaaaatatcCTAGTCTAGGTTATGAGGCATTACTCTTAAAGGCTAAAAATGTCTTAGGATAGGAGAGTTATATGAAATAGTAGAGTATTCCTATATTTTAGATGTTTTCAAGGAAGGTTGTATTCTTCTTGTGTATATTTCTCTTAAATAACATAATTTCATGACCTTACAACATTTTTCCATACAAGAACAAACACCTCTCTATGTTGAGGGATCCTTTTAAACTTAGGGATTTTGACAAAGGGGTCCAAGATTAAAGAATTGTATTATTGATTAATTTCATATGAGATTAAAGGTATTTACCTAGACCTTTCAAGGTTTTTGATGATTTCAACAATGCGGGcccataaaaaatattatttaatctaATATAATTGTTGGACTAAGATAAATCAAGGCTAACAAAGGAGATAAAACTTAAACCAATTATTAAATTTAGGGGCCTCACAAATATTCATACCAACACTCCTTAGGTATGCAAAAATTTGGATACCATAATTCTCTAATGCTAATTTTTCTTCCCATATTATTATATCAATTTTGGTTCATTGATCCTCGATATCAATGATCATTTTCTCTTCTTTTGGCTATATACCCAACCTCTATAAATTTCTCCAAACCTTAGAATACCCACTTGATAACCATGGAGAAACTCATCTTCACTACAAAATACTAGTCATCACACAACACATTTGCTAGAAGAATATATGTTACCACACCTTGCAACTTTCCCTATTCCACTAATGACTTCAGCCATTGGCATTATTCTTCTTGCTAATTTCTTCCAATTACATACCACATGATTCACTAAATCAAACTTATTGTTTTCTCTCTAGTTTCAACATTAgcaatattattaatattttgtctttcttgactagtcatttgttgcatataaggcATCTTATTCTTCACACTATTTAGATTTGGTTTTTTAATATACCTTAATTGTTCTTTAGAACAATCAATTGTTTCCTATACTGAAAttgatttttcatttcatttgatgtTAGTTGTGTTACCATACATCTATAAGCGCATAATGCACTATTGATCCCTTTTCAAATTGTCTTAAAAATATAAATTCAGTTTGCAAAAGTGTTCATGGGTTCTCTTGTTTCTCAAACATGTTACATCACTTTTATCTAGTTTTCTAAGTCACCAATTTAGGGAAATATGTTTTTCATGATCTCTATCAGCTTTTCatattattttcaattttcttCTTCATGAGTCTCTCTAAGCTAGAATGTATACCTCTAACCATGCCAATGCTCTAGTCAACATCTTGACAAAAAGCCACCCCAAGTTACTTCTTAGTTCAAATCACCCTTGACATGAAATTTATTTATATACCTCTTGAAAATTGCTTCAAGTTTGGTGCTTCTATTTGCTCACCTTTCTCACAAGTCAAACTTGCAAAAAATGATGTTACTCTTAAAATTTGCAAATTGGTGCTCGATTTGATAGTTCTCATTTTTTAAAAACTATATCTAATGTCAATTAGTGTTGATTGTTTCACCTTTAGTGCTTTGTTAACAACCCTATTCAAATACCCTGGTACTAGAGGATATTTTATCCTTTCTCTCAAATGCATTTATTCCAATCTAACGGAACCTCTACCAAACACACTTGTTGGAGGATGTTCACACGTGCATATACTCTACCTAACATTTTAGTACTAAAAGACACTTGCACGCTCTTTTCTTGTGAACAACCTCTTTGCTGGGTCACCTATGAAGTCATGCTCATAAGATTTCTTTATGAGATTTCTATGGATCATTCATATTGCAACACACAATATTTCTATTGTGAGGTTATTGCTTTCTTTCATAATAACTCAAACTCTTAtaatatttgatgttgtcatacTTAAGAAGTCGATTAAAATATTATCCAAATACACAACTCTAACAAATAGATAAACAcactaacaaaaatcaaatataaaacaaatacataaaaaaaaatatctTTATTTCTATTCATAATATATACATGAAGCTGCCAAACATCATTACAATAATAACATCTTCCTGTCTAAATGTTAGGAATTGCTGTTTTTAATATTGTAACGAATCGAAAAATCAGTTACAAGTTCTGTTAGCTGTAGAACCAAACACGGACTTGAAAAATGATGTTGCTTCCAATCTGTTTGTAAAGAACTTACAATATCATGTATCATAAATTTAAGCTACTTTTGTGTTTCTTGCTAATTAAATACAAGAGCAAATGCTATGGGGAAACACGTTATAAGGTAACTTTGAATAAGATGAACCGCTTCTTCCATTCCTCATAAATGGTAAGATTCCAATATAGACTGTCTTTAATAATAAGGTCGACTCATCTACACACAGAAAACCCCAGATTTTATTGAAGTCTAATTTGTCAGAGCGGAGTCTGGGTTTACAACCACCAATCGCATTTGGTTGAGATTTGCAGAATCATTTTCAAGAAATGCATTTCGTGCCTATCCTGCAATCAAATAGGTTCCATACGTAAAGCCACTTTCGTACGTCCTGGGAATATACTGGCAAAAGTTGCAGCGTCTGGGTTTACAACTACCAAATGCATTTGGCTGTTTTTTTTTTGCAGAAatgcattttgtgcatatcctacaatcaaaTTACTTCCACTCTACCACATTTATTTGAGGCATCTAGTCAAACAGTTAATATGCCCTGTCTATGCTTCCACAATTTGGATACGTCTACCAGAGTATTTCCCATTGTAAGATCTGACAGTATTTGACCttttgttatgctttgatggatgcgtATACCCTGTTCCAAAACTCCCATTTATCAACAGCATCCTCAGCATGCCCATGTCTTCTGTCTACTGAAGAAACCACTCGCATAAGCATTCTAGCAGGGATGGAAATCTTTGCACATGACAAAAGTGCCCGCTTTTTTTAATGCGATCCAACGCTTTCAAATTTCTACGCGGGAATTTCTCAAATTCAAATGTTAACGCCGACTATTATTGGAACCGGACGGACTAGAGGGAACGGACGTTACGAAAGCAACGGTGGAAACCAAAAATCTGAAAACGGAACATTATGGATGGGAAATGTCAGCTCAGTGAGCCCGGCATACCGAAGCAGTCAAAGCTTCGAGTGTGCCGGTTAAACCAGGCCCTAAaatcatagcatcatatacattGAAGACTCTCTTTCTCACCCTGTTATTGAAAGTCAATATTCCAATCACAGTAGAGAATCCCAAACCATAACTCAATCCAAGTCCGACTGCCCATCCTATCATTTTAGCATCTCATTCCTTTGCTTCACCAATTGTCTCAATACTTGTGCGGTTACTATAGACAGAAGAGTTGTTGCAGACCGTTGTATTGGTAAATGGAATCCCACTTAGCTTATGATTGCCTAAGTAGGATGACTCCCCAAACATTAGAAACTGCCATCCGTGGGGTACTTTTCCATCAAGCATGTTGTAAGATAGATTCAAGAACTCCAAATAACTCAGCAACTCAAGTTCTAACGGAATGCTTTCATTCAACCTGTTTAGCGATATTAGTTTTTAGGATCAGACTGTAGCAAATAACAGATAGACAATTCAATGCACACAAAGAACACCTaactaccctgggaaaacctctctCTTGAAGGTGAGAAACCCGGCAACAAATCTCAGATTTTTATTAATCAATAACCAGAAGTAATTTACTATATGCTTCAGCACTTGAAGCAATCAGCAGAGAGATGAATCACAGTAGAATCATTCCTTCACACAAGAGCTTATCTGCAATAAGAGTGCATGCTGACACAAGAATGAGGCATGCTGATTCTAAGGTTAAGTTcgcttagccttgaatggagtTCGCTCAGTCTTGAATGGAATTCGCTGACCTCCAAAGGATGTTCGTTGCCCCTGCAGTCACTCAGTGATGTTCGTTGTCATCTAGATAAGGTTCGCTGTGCTCTCAATGATGATTGCTGCCTTTAGATGAGATTCACTGAGCACTGAAGATAATTTGGTGATCACTGAAGACAATCGCTGCACTCTGATGTAATTCGCTTGATGGCAGATAGAAAGTATTCACTAAATTGTATATGTTAACAATGATGTTGGTATTACATATATATGAGACTCTTGCCTTCCAATTTACCTTTGCTCGGCCTTACAATGTAAGAAATTTATTACAATACAAAACTTAAAGTTGGCGTCAATATGAATAGGTCAAGGTTAACCACAAGTTACACATGCCGCCCCACTTAGGGCACAGTTAACACAAATATCtcagccctagaagggatccgacctagctgcAAATATCTCCAGCTGATCCATGCGTCCCAATGTTCCTGGGATTCCGCCACTGAGATGATTCCTTGAAAGGTTAAGGGCTATCAAACCTTGAAGGTATCCCATTTTGGGAGGAATACTCCCcgataagaagttgtttgaa
This genomic stretch from Cryptomeria japonica chromosome 8, Sugi_1.0, whole genome shotgun sequence harbors:
- the LOC131036896 gene encoding putative receptor like protein 25, which produces MEKDCGELGCLRTCPFQATGGDKEQQRTLLCSCGVVVAASDLAENNLEGNMPAEWGNLKEIHTLKLNGRDVEFVKVLFILKCIDLSNNFLSGSIPPKMGYLQGLIALNLSRNHLSGGIPGTLGRMDQLEIFAARLNESIPLELELLSYLEFLNLSYNMLDGKVPHGWQFLMFGESSYLGNHKLSGIPFTNTTVCNNSSVYSNRTSIETIGEAKE